In Vreelandella piezotolerans, one genomic interval encodes:
- a CDS encoding sensor domain-containing diguanylate cyclase, producing the protein MGQRFSLSLRFRFFAVLGGVLIVAMVALAAISKWLIFPALKAEERTAVQRELDRATRSLELNQESLLAQAQDWAHWDDTYQFIEGSYPRYAEVNFSQQMFEDMNYHLMAFFTLQGEVHFLAGLEPTTGRYQTCTAAVGPCAWMAPWVDTMQSAIATQVAPMAMYIEQWPALVAASHILHTDESGPPNGWLFKVRALDDAWLERMTDYTGLSLSLQVEPFAAAHSTELTFSGDQVTASHLFAAYGTSEAVSLTIELNRVQYLANLTTFRYLLVWTAGLMLLVIGLVLFLLERMVLKPLRQLTAFTQFAGQFDDSEGLTERRDEIGLLSRAFREQLACQHQLNAELLRMSTHDALTELPNRRLFDQRLTAAVNQATQEVAPLAVMMLDIDHFKLYNDGYGHQQGDECLKRVAAALQDVASRHGFFIARTGGEEFSALLPGVTSQHAKTLANALVDAVDQLHLRHERSPVCEHVTISVGIGMLDDSEASLPSAIMTTADQALYLAKAQGRHCVILFEPSLVSCPISKQNTPS; encoded by the coding sequence ATGGGCCAGCGCTTCTCCTTGTCCTTGCGTTTTCGTTTCTTTGCCGTACTGGGCGGAGTATTGATCGTGGCCATGGTAGCACTCGCAGCCATCAGCAAATGGCTGATTTTTCCAGCGCTGAAAGCCGAAGAGCGCACTGCGGTGCAGCGTGAACTCGACCGGGCGACGCGTAGCCTCGAGCTCAACCAGGAAAGCCTGCTTGCTCAGGCGCAGGACTGGGCACACTGGGATGACACCTACCAGTTCATCGAGGGCAGCTATCCTCGCTACGCCGAGGTCAATTTTAGCCAGCAAATGTTCGAAGATATGAACTATCACCTCATGGCGTTCTTTACGCTACAAGGTGAGGTTCATTTCTTGGCGGGGTTGGAGCCGACCACCGGGCGCTACCAAACCTGCACAGCCGCCGTTGGTCCCTGCGCGTGGATGGCACCCTGGGTCGATACCATGCAGTCGGCCATCGCTACCCAGGTAGCGCCAATGGCCATGTACATCGAACAGTGGCCCGCCCTTGTCGCCGCCAGCCACATACTCCACACCGACGAGAGCGGTCCGCCTAACGGCTGGCTATTCAAGGTCCGCGCCCTGGATGATGCTTGGCTCGAAAGAATGACGGATTACACAGGGCTCTCTCTATCGCTGCAGGTCGAGCCCTTTGCCGCTGCCCATTCAACCGAGCTCACGTTCTCGGGGGATCAGGTAACGGCCTCTCACTTGTTCGCTGCCTACGGCACTTCCGAGGCCGTGTCGTTGACGATAGAACTCAATCGCGTGCAGTACCTGGCAAACCTTACTACGTTTCGCTATCTGTTGGTGTGGACGGCGGGTTTGATGCTGCTCGTCATTGGTTTGGTACTGTTTTTGCTAGAACGTATGGTGCTGAAGCCTTTGCGCCAGCTCACTGCGTTCACACAGTTTGCGGGCCAATTCGATGACAGCGAGGGGTTGACCGAGCGTCGCGATGAAATCGGTCTCCTTTCCAGGGCATTTCGCGAGCAGCTCGCCTGCCAGCACCAGCTCAATGCGGAGCTATTGCGTATGTCCACCCACGATGCGTTGACAGAGCTACCCAATCGGCGGCTGTTCGACCAGCGCTTGACGGCTGCGGTGAATCAAGCCACGCAGGAGGTGGCACCGCTGGCGGTCATGATGCTCGATATCGATCACTTCAAGCTCTACAACGATGGCTACGGCCATCAACAAGGCGACGAATGCTTAAAACGAGTAGCCGCTGCACTACAGGACGTGGCAAGCCGTCACGGCTTTTTCATCGCACGCACCGGCGGCGAGGAGTTCAGTGCGTTGCTGCCAGGCGTCACCTCACAGCACGCCAAGACACTTGCCAACGCGCTGGTCGATGCCGTGGATCAGTTACACTTACGCCATGAACGCTCCCCGGTCTGCGAACATGTCACCATCAGCGTTGGGATTGGCATGCTAGACGATAGCGAGGCATCACTCCCCAGCGCCATCATGACGACCGCCGACCAAGCACTCTACCTTGCCAAAGCACAAGGTCGCCACTGTGTCATCCTCTTCGAGCCGTCTCTAGTCAGCTGCCCAATTTCGAAGCAAAATACGCCGTCATGA
- the rsxA gene encoding electron transport complex subunit RsxA: MNELFVILITTALVNNFVLVQFLGLCPFMGVSNKLESALGMSLATTFVLTLASAASYVVYHGLLVPLDVTYLRTISFIVVIAAVVQFTEIMVRQLSPLLHQVLGIFLPLITTNCAVLGVALLSLNRELSFFHTTLYGLGAALGFSLVLVLFAAMRERLASADVPKPFRGAAIAMITASLMSLAFLGFSGLAQG; encoded by the coding sequence ATGAATGAACTCTTCGTCATCCTGATCACCACCGCGCTGGTGAACAATTTCGTGCTGGTCCAGTTTCTCGGGCTTTGTCCCTTCATGGGCGTGTCGAACAAGCTCGAATCGGCTCTGGGCATGTCACTGGCGACCACGTTCGTTTTGACCCTCGCGTCCGCCGCGAGCTACGTGGTTTACCATGGCTTGCTCGTTCCGCTGGACGTCACCTACTTACGAACCATCAGTTTCATCGTCGTGATTGCCGCTGTCGTGCAATTTACCGAGATCATGGTGCGCCAGCTCAGTCCGTTATTGCATCAGGTATTAGGTATATTTCTGCCGCTCATCACCACCAACTGCGCCGTGCTAGGCGTAGCACTACTGTCGCTCAACCGCGAGCTAAGCTTTTTCCATACCACGCTGTATGGTCTAGGCGCGGCGTTAGGCTTCTCGCTAGTGTTGGTGCTATTCGCTGCCATGCGCGAACGCTTGGCCAGTGCAGATGTGCCCAAACCCTTTCGCGGTGCGGCCATTGCCATGATCACTGCCAGTCTGATGTCGCTGGCGTTTCTTGGTTTTTCTGGATTGGCACAGGGGTAA
- the rsxB gene encoding electron transport complex subunit RsxB, translating to MSEPFSWWGVLSAAGVLTGLGIVFGALLGMASARFKGEENPLVENIDALLPQTQCGQCGYPGCRPYAEAINQGDAINKCPPGGDTTIQALADLLGRDPAPLDGEATDEDTVAYIREAECIGCTKCIQACPVDAIVGAAKQMHTVIEDECTGCDLCVAPCPVDCIDMLPRRKPLTQWDPIVSDRQPLRSVHASQ from the coding sequence ATGAGCGAACCTTTTTCATGGTGGGGCGTGCTGAGCGCCGCTGGCGTCCTTACCGGCCTGGGCATCGTGTTTGGCGCCTTGTTGGGTATGGCAAGCGCTCGCTTCAAAGGCGAAGAGAACCCCCTCGTCGAGAACATCGATGCGCTGCTGCCTCAAACCCAATGTGGCCAGTGTGGCTACCCCGGTTGCCGCCCCTACGCCGAAGCGATCAATCAGGGCGACGCCATCAATAAGTGCCCTCCCGGGGGCGATACGACCATACAAGCACTGGCGGACCTGCTGGGCCGTGATCCCGCTCCACTGGACGGCGAAGCCACTGATGAGGATACGGTGGCCTACATTCGCGAAGCCGAGTGTATCGGCTGCACCAAGTGTATTCAGGCGTGCCCGGTGGATGCCATTGTCGGCGCGGCCAAACAGATGCATACGGTGATCGAGGACGAATGTACCGGCTGCGACCTCTGCGTGGCGCCCTGCCCGGTGGATTGCATCGATATGCTGCCCCGACGCAAACCGCTGACTCAGTGGGACCCGATCGTGAGCGACCGCCAACCACTTAGGAGCGTGCATGCGAGCCAATGA
- the rsxC gene encoding electron transport complex subunit RsxC, whose translation MRANDFPGGIYPPERKERSNRAPLRIAPLPNVVALPLSQHTGKAALPCVNVGDAVDTGTPVARRDGMVSANVHASISGTVIEITDSDIVIQGDGEDRRITLPPLDWRTTHCDALLSRLDEAGLVGLGGAGFPTYLKANVSQQHAIDTLVVNAAECEPYITADDLTLRYHAADVLEGAQLLARLCGAAHIIVGIEDNKPEACQALQAVLADLGRPAKVALKVIETRYPSGGERQLIKKLLNRDVPSGGLPADIGVLCHNPGTLMAALQAVRDGTPVVERIVTLTGDAIDHPGNYWVRVGTSVASLLEQVGLVQERLHRVVVGGPMMGTPLTSLAAPVTKTTNCLIAATEEELPPAPAEAPCIRCGACESVCPAQLLPQQLHWYARAQNDTALDAHHLFDCIECGACSYVCPSAIPLVQDYRSAKQRIRHKRIETAKAEHAKHRFEFRQARLAREEAEKKARRQARLAQQSPSANGTMDSPSLPVADLRSLRIAQTAAKAAVRKAEKVLARAAAEDPQQRHDDLETQLATAQENLKAAEARLAEARAASEYKEAP comes from the coding sequence ATGCGAGCCAATGACTTTCCAGGCGGCATCTACCCGCCCGAACGCAAAGAGCGCTCGAATCGAGCGCCGCTGCGCATCGCACCGCTGCCCAATGTGGTCGCGCTACCGCTGTCGCAACACACCGGTAAAGCGGCGCTGCCCTGCGTGAACGTGGGCGATGCGGTCGACACAGGCACGCCGGTCGCCCGTCGCGACGGAATGGTCTCAGCCAATGTGCACGCCAGTATCAGCGGCACCGTGATCGAGATCACCGATAGCGACATCGTCATTCAAGGCGATGGTGAAGATCGCCGGATAACGCTACCGCCATTGGATTGGCGCACCACCCATTGCGACGCGCTGCTATCAAGACTGGACGAGGCGGGGCTGGTGGGCCTGGGCGGTGCAGGCTTTCCAACCTACCTCAAAGCCAATGTCAGCCAGCAGCACGCGATTGACACGCTAGTGGTCAATGCCGCCGAGTGCGAGCCTTACATTACCGCCGATGACCTGACGCTACGTTACCATGCGGCGGATGTGCTCGAGGGAGCTCAGTTGCTAGCCCGTCTATGCGGAGCCGCACACATCATCGTCGGTATCGAAGATAACAAGCCTGAGGCCTGTCAAGCGCTCCAAGCCGTTCTCGCTGACCTTGGGCGGCCCGCCAAGGTGGCACTCAAGGTCATCGAGACGCGCTACCCCAGTGGGGGGGAACGCCAGCTCATCAAAAAACTGCTGAATCGCGACGTGCCCAGCGGCGGTCTACCTGCCGATATCGGCGTGCTGTGCCACAACCCCGGAACGCTGATGGCGGCACTGCAAGCGGTTCGCGACGGGACGCCTGTGGTAGAAAGAATCGTCACGCTCACCGGTGATGCCATTGATCATCCTGGCAACTACTGGGTGCGTGTAGGCACCTCGGTCGCGTCGCTTCTGGAGCAGGTGGGCTTAGTGCAAGAACGGCTCCATCGCGTGGTAGTCGGCGGGCCGATGATGGGTACGCCTCTAACCTCATTGGCCGCTCCCGTCACCAAAACCACCAACTGTCTGATTGCTGCCACAGAAGAGGAGCTGCCGCCAGCGCCAGCGGAAGCCCCCTGCATTCGCTGCGGAGCGTGTGAAAGCGTGTGTCCTGCTCAATTGCTTCCCCAGCAGTTGCACTGGTATGCCCGCGCCCAAAACGACACCGCCCTCGATGCTCACCATCTGTTCGATTGCATCGAGTGCGGTGCCTGCAGCTACGTTTGCCCGAGCGCGATCCCCCTGGTGCAGGACTATCGCTCGGCGAAACAGCGCATTCGACATAAACGCATCGAGACCGCCAAAGCGGAACACGCCAAACATCGCTTCGAATTTCGTCAGGCACGGCTGGCCAGAGAAGAGGCAGAGAAGAAAGCGCGCCGCCAGGCTCGCCTTGCCCAACAGTCGCCCAGCGCGAATGGCACCATGGACTCGCCCTCCCTCCCCGTGGCGGATCTGCGCAGCTTGCGCATTGCTCAAACGGCTGCAAAAGCGGCCGTGCGTAAAGCGGAGAAAGTATTGGCGCGGGCCGCCGCTGAAGACCCGCAGCAGCGCCACGACGACTTGGAGACCCAACTCGCCACTGCTCAAGAGAATCTCAAAGCGGCAGAAGCTCGACTGGCCGAAGCCCGCGCCGCCAGTGAGTATAAGGAAGCCCCATGA
- a CDS encoding RnfABCDGE type electron transport complex subunit D, with product MSMMHVSHLGPPPSTAHIMRWVIAAMLPGLGMMTLYFGLGVLSNVLIAALLAVAAEAFILRLRRRPVWPTLNDASALLTGVLLGASLPPASPWWLIGVGVIAAVVVAKQLYGGLGHNPFNPAMVGYALLLVSFPTQMTLWAPPQAIWSDTLWPQILGTVPMTTLDALSGATPLDAFKHKGEAVLASEFWASSPLPEGTLAAWRNIALAWLIGGLVLIVKRLISWHIPVAMLGSMLLLSALFYASDTSHFASPLFHLVTGATLFGAFFIATDPVSSATSRRGKLFYGAGIGVLIILIRHLGGYPDAVAFAVLLMNLCVPLLDTVSVPRPVGQSTAHSGTKRSAP from the coding sequence ATGAGCATGATGCACGTCTCTCATCTAGGCCCCCCCCCCTCGACAGCTCATATCATGCGCTGGGTCATCGCCGCCATGCTACCCGGTCTCGGGATGATGACGCTCTATTTTGGACTCGGGGTGCTCAGCAACGTACTGATCGCGGCGCTTTTGGCCGTCGCCGCTGAAGCGTTCATTCTGAGACTACGCCGTCGCCCCGTCTGGCCAACGCTCAATGACGCCAGCGCCCTGCTCACCGGGGTTTTGCTAGGTGCCTCACTACCGCCTGCCAGCCCATGGTGGCTAATAGGCGTGGGTGTGATCGCCGCCGTCGTCGTTGCCAAGCAACTTTACGGTGGCTTGGGCCACAATCCGTTCAACCCTGCAATGGTGGGTTATGCACTTCTGCTCGTATCGTTTCCCACGCAAATGACGCTCTGGGCACCTCCACAAGCAATCTGGTCCGATACGTTATGGCCGCAAATATTAGGAACCGTGCCCATGACCACGCTGGATGCACTCAGCGGCGCTACGCCACTCGATGCCTTCAAACACAAGGGCGAGGCCGTGCTCGCCAGTGAGTTCTGGGCATCGTCGCCACTTCCAGAAGGCACGTTGGCGGCTTGGCGCAATATCGCCCTGGCATGGCTGATAGGGGGCTTGGTATTGATCGTCAAGCGGCTGATCAGTTGGCATATCCCGGTTGCGATGCTGGGCAGCATGCTGCTGCTCTCTGCGCTGTTTTACGCCAGCGACACCAGCCACTTTGCCTCTCCGCTGTTTCATCTTGTCACTGGGGCAACGCTGTTTGGCGCCTTTTTCATTGCCACCGACCCGGTGTCGTCAGCCACCAGCCGCCGGGGAAAGCTGTTCTACGGCGCGGGAATTGGGGTACTGATCATCCTGATTCGACATTTAGGCGGTTATCCCGATGCCGTCGCTTTTGCGGTGTTGCTGATGAACCTCTGCGTGCCACTGCTGGATACTGTCAGCGTACCACGCCCAGTGGGGCAATCTACCGCTCACTCCGGCACCAAGAGGAGCGCGCCATGA
- the rsxG gene encoding electron transport complex subunit RsxG: MTPQHAMRRGALALGLFALVTAGSVTLTRAVTAERIAAHQLAYQHRQLQEVLPASLATAPVQTVLEGTFSLPAPSLLGHRMPQEGWRVQQGGDAVTILPVVTRQGYNGEIRLLVAIDQSGEITGVRVTHHQETPGLGDDIERSRSDWITSFDGLSLQSLSPSGWAVRKEGGDFDSFTGATITPRAVINAVHDTLRYYHQQLARQESAL, translated from the coding sequence ATGACGCCCCAGCACGCCATGCGACGCGGTGCGTTGGCTCTGGGCCTGTTTGCCCTCGTCACTGCCGGTAGCGTCACCCTCACCCGCGCCGTGACGGCGGAACGTATTGCCGCGCATCAGCTCGCCTATCAGCATCGTCAGCTACAGGAAGTACTCCCCGCGTCACTGGCCACGGCACCGGTTCAAACCGTTCTAGAGGGCACGTTTTCGTTACCCGCTCCCTCATTATTGGGCCACCGGATGCCACAAGAGGGTTGGCGGGTGCAGCAAGGCGGCGACGCCGTCACCATTCTGCCGGTCGTTACCCGCCAAGGGTATAATGGCGAGATTCGCCTGCTAGTAGCCATTGACCAGAGCGGCGAGATAACCGGTGTGCGCGTCACTCACCATCAAGAGACGCCAGGGCTTGGCGACGATATCGAACGCTCCCGGAGCGACTGGATCACATCGTTCGACGGATTGAGCCTACAAAGCCTATCCCCCAGCGGCTGGGCGGTTCGTAAAGAGGGCGGCGACTTCGACAGTTTTACCGGCGCAACGATCACGCCACGGGCCGTGATCAACGCCGTACACGATACGTTACGCTATTATCACCAACAGCTCGCCCGGCAGGAGTCAGCCCTATGA
- a CDS encoding electron transport complex subunit E, whose translation MSQWRELAREGLWSNNPALVQLLGLCPLLAVSASVVNALGLALATLLVLVGSSTTISLIRHQVPSAVRLPAFVMVIAAFVTCAELLMAAFVYSLYQILGIFIPLIVTNCAILGRAEAFASRQPVLPAAIDGLMMGLGFGAVLVLMGAIRELMGQGTLLSDMALLLGPVAADWQITLVADYQFLFFLLPPGAFFVAGLLIALKNALDARRAFRAAPTTSTPRAERRVRVTGTIK comes from the coding sequence ATGAGCCAATGGAGAGAGCTGGCCCGTGAAGGGCTTTGGTCGAACAATCCAGCGCTGGTGCAATTACTCGGGCTATGCCCACTGCTGGCCGTCAGCGCCAGCGTAGTGAACGCATTAGGCTTGGCGCTGGCGACACTGTTGGTGCTGGTGGGGTCCAGCACGACGATCTCGCTGATTCGCCACCAAGTGCCCAGTGCCGTGCGCTTGCCTGCGTTCGTCATGGTGATTGCCGCCTTCGTGACCTGCGCCGAGCTGCTGATGGCCGCGTTTGTTTATTCGCTGTATCAAATACTAGGCATCTTCATTCCGCTTATCGTGACCAACTGCGCCATATTGGGTCGCGCGGAGGCGTTTGCCTCCCGCCAACCCGTGCTGCCCGCGGCGATCGATGGTTTGATGATGGGATTGGGGTTTGGTGCCGTGCTGGTGCTCATGGGCGCGATTCGCGAGCTCATGGGCCAGGGCACCCTGTTGAGCGACATGGCGCTGCTGTTGGGGCCCGTGGCCGCTGACTGGCAGATCACCCTGGTGGCGGATTACCAGTTTCTCTTTTTCCTTCTGCCGCCTGGCGCTTTCTTCGTAGCCGGGCTTTTGATCGCACTCAAAAATGCGCTGGATGCGCGGCGCGCTTTCCGGGCAGCGCCGACGACGAGCACCCCGCGCGCCGAGCGGCGCGTGCGAGTGACCGGCACCATCAAGTAA
- the nth gene encoding endonuclease III: MNAQKRHEIFARLQAENPHPTTELNWSTPFELLAAVLLSAQATDVGVNKATARLFPVANTPQAIIELGIDGLKQHIKTIGLFNTKADNLMKTCHLLVDQHGGQVPQTRKALEALPGVGRKTANVILNTAFGQPTIAVDTHIFRVSNRTGIAKGKDVIEVERKLLRHVPSVFKQDAHHWLILHGRYTCIARKPRCGSCIIEDLCDYKEKTELA, from the coding sequence ATGAATGCCCAAAAGCGTCATGAGATTTTCGCGCGCCTACAGGCGGAAAACCCGCACCCCACCACCGAACTCAACTGGAGCACGCCGTTCGAGCTGCTCGCGGCGGTACTGCTTTCCGCCCAAGCCACCGACGTAGGCGTCAACAAAGCAACGGCCCGGCTTTTTCCGGTCGCCAATACGCCCCAAGCCATTATCGAACTAGGTATCGACGGCCTAAAACAGCACATCAAAACCATTGGGCTGTTCAATACCAAGGCAGACAATCTCATGAAAACCTGCCACCTGCTGGTCGACCAGCATGGCGGTCAGGTCCCGCAAACTCGCAAAGCGCTTGAGGCGCTCCCCGGGGTGGGTCGCAAGACCGCCAATGTGATTTTAAATACGGCCTTTGGTCAGCCTACCATTGCGGTGGATACGCACATTTTTCGCGTATCGAACCGCACCGGCATCGCCAAGGGCAAGGACGTCATCGAGGTCGAACGAAAGCTGCTGCGCCATGTCCCCAGTGTCTTCAAGCAAGACGCCCATCATTGGCTGATACTACATGGGCGTTACACGTGCATTGCGCGAAAACCTCGCTGCGGTAGCTGTATCATCGAAGATCTGTGCGACTATAAAGAAAAGACCGAGCTTGCCTAA
- a CDS encoding tRNA-queuosine alpha-mannosyltransferase domain-containing protein, producing MRILLLSAYEAVSHRYWANTLMAEVTEVEWTLLSLPARHFSWRIRGNPLSWWLKEQATLSQRYDVVLATSMVDIATLVGLFPHLGQARKVVYFHENQFAYPESSEQIPRVEAKMVNLYAALAADELVFNTAYNRDSFFDGARRFLKKMPENLPAAQPLERLRRAARIVPVPIAAAGGRAVVNPNPQRLIWNHRWEYDKNPEDFFKVLFKLSEQQVPFELAVLGQQFREVPGIFAEAQERLAAHIVCWGAQPEAEYRALLEGGGIVVSTTWHEFQGLAIMEATQRGATPLVPDRLCFPELYPNEYRYDGTQEGLFHRLKAWLLDPTCQPAPLDTCSWEWPQWQAVYRQLLMQGASSDSMRRVGQ from the coding sequence ATGCGCATTTTATTGTTATCGGCTTACGAAGCGGTTAGCCACCGCTATTGGGCAAATACATTGATGGCGGAGGTGACCGAAGTCGAATGGACGCTGCTGAGCTTGCCAGCGCGTCACTTCTCTTGGCGTATTCGTGGCAACCCTTTGAGTTGGTGGTTGAAAGAGCAGGCGACATTGAGCCAGCGCTACGATGTGGTCCTGGCGACTTCCATGGTGGATATCGCCACGTTGGTGGGATTGTTCCCCCACTTAGGACAGGCACGCAAGGTGGTCTATTTTCATGAAAACCAGTTTGCTTACCCGGAATCCAGCGAGCAAATTCCCCGAGTCGAGGCAAAGATGGTCAACCTGTACGCTGCGCTGGCGGCAGATGAGCTGGTATTCAACACGGCCTACAACCGTGACTCCTTTTTCGATGGCGCGCGACGTTTCTTGAAAAAAATGCCGGAGAATCTGCCCGCGGCCCAACCCCTTGAACGTTTGCGGAGAGCGGCCCGCATCGTGCCCGTGCCGATTGCTGCCGCCGGTGGTCGTGCGGTCGTCAACCCCAATCCGCAGCGACTGATTTGGAATCACCGCTGGGAGTATGACAAAAACCCAGAGGATTTCTTCAAGGTACTGTTCAAGCTTAGCGAGCAGCAAGTGCCGTTCGAGTTGGCGGTGTTGGGACAGCAGTTTCGCGAGGTGCCGGGGATTTTCGCCGAGGCCCAGGAGCGTTTGGCGGCACATATCGTTTGCTGGGGGGCACAGCCAGAGGCAGAGTATCGCGCGCTGCTCGAAGGCGGCGGCATCGTCGTGTCGACCACCTGGCATGAGTTCCAAGGATTGGCCATCATGGAAGCCACCCAACGAGGTGCCACGCCGCTAGTGCCGGACCGGCTTTGCTTCCCGGAGCTTTACCCAAATGAATATCGCTATGATGGCACGCAAGAGGGGCTGTTTCATCGTTTAAAAGCGTGGTTATTGGATCCGACGTGCCAGCCTGCGCCGCTTGACACGTGCTCCTGGGAGTGGCCGCAGTGGCAAGCCGTATATCGTCAACTGCTGATGCAAGGGGCGTCGAGTGACTCCATGCGCCGGGTGGGCCAGTGA
- a CDS encoding response regulator transcription factor, whose amino-acid sequence MANVLVVDDEPNILLSLEFLMSHAGLTVITATDGETALQRIADTSPDLLLLDISLPGISGFEVLEQLRRSERERHLPVIMLTAHGREVEREKGLALGADDYVTKPFSTHQLVEKVKALLGERDT is encoded by the coding sequence ATGGCCAATGTATTAGTGGTCGATGATGAACCGAATATTCTACTGTCCCTCGAGTTCCTCATGTCCCATGCCGGGCTGACGGTGATTACCGCTACCGACGGTGAAACGGCATTGCAGCGAATTGCCGACACCTCTCCCGACCTGCTGCTGCTAGACATTAGCCTGCCGGGTATCAGTGGCTTCGAAGTATTGGAACAGCTGCGTCGCTCAGAGCGCGAGCGGCACCTGCCGGTCATCATGTTAACGGCACATGGGCGGGAAGTAGAGCGCGAAAAGGGATTAGCGTTGGGTGCCGATGACTACGTTACTAAGCCGTTCTCGACCCACCAATTGGTCGAGAAAGTCAAAGCACTGCTTGGCGAGCGTGACACATGA